Sequence from the Candidatus Deferrimicrobium borealis genome:
CCGACGCCGGGGGTACCCCAGGGAGCGCAATTCGTACGGGAGTGGGGTCCCGCCCCTCCTTCCGCCGGGGAGCCTACGCCTCGACGGGTTCCTTTCCGCCGAGCACGCGGAACTTCGACTCCATCTCCTTCATCCTCTCCACGATCCCGCCGTATTCGAGCTCACTGTACGGCAGCATCGCGGGACCGAAGAACCCCTGCCGGCGAAGCTCCTCGGACTTGGCCGACACCCGCCCCCTGACGTACTCCCAATACGGGTGGTCGAACGCGTCGGCCGGCTCGGTGAACCGCCCATCCTTTACGCAGAAGGCGAGAGCCGAGACGATCGGCGGACCGTCGAAGAAGGAGACCCCCGTGTTCCGCGGCACCGGCATGAGCGCCCCGTGGTGGCTTCCCCGCATGAAGCCGGCGACGAGGTGACCGATGGTGTAGGGGGCGAGCACCTCCCCCGTGGCGGGAAAGTTCCCCTGCGTCCGGACCAGCATCACCGGGTCGTCCTTCCCGGTGTACTTCCCCGCGATGTTGTGGAGGCGGGTGGTGCTGACCACGGCCGCGATCTCACCGGTGGCGCGGGAACGGATGGATTCGACGACGAACCGCTCCTGGTCGCGCAGCAGCGCCGCGATGTCGTAGAGGTCCTCGGGTGCCGAAAGGTCGATCACCTTGTCCCCTTCCGTGTTCGCCACGTCCATGATGCGGAAGGTGAACCCCTTCCCCACCTTCGGGGAGAGGATGAGGCCGGAGGAGAACATCGGGTCGGCGAAACCGAGGTAGGACGGCAGGTTGTACGCGCCCGGGTCGGTCTTGTCCGCCGCGAACAGGACGAACGGCTCGTTGGGGCGCTCCTCGAACTCCATCTCCGCCACGGCGGGCCCCATCCCCTTCACGTTGCCCGAGAACGAGTCCTTCAGGAGGTCCTGGCCCGCGCCGTAGAGCCCCTCGGCCCTCGCCACCGCGGTTCCCGCGATGAAGGCGTCCCACGCCAGCTTGTGGACCTTCGCGTTTCCCGTCCCCCCGGTGTGGGACATCAGAATCGCCACGTCGTCCCCGGTGAAACCGACGTAGGCGTCGATCAGCAGCCCTTTCCCGAGCTCGGCGACCTTCGAACGCACCGTTTCGAGCAGCTTCTCGCTCGGCCGGATGTGCCCCCCGATGGAACCGATGTCCGCCTTGATGACCGACAGCGTGACCTTCATGGCAGCCTCCTTTCAGGCAGGTCTATCCGTTTCCTGACGCCGGTACCAGTCGACGAAAAGAGCAACGCCGCGCCCGATCGGCGTGCGCGGGTCGTAGCCGATCTCCTCCCTGGCGCGGGAGATGTCCGCGTACGTCACCGGGACGTCCCCGGGCTGCGGCGGTTGATAATTCCGCACGGCGGCCTTCCCGCACGCCGTCTCGATCAGCGCGACCAGGTCCGAAAGGGAGATCGTGGCCGACTCGCCGAGGTTGTAGACCCGGTACCCCGGGGGCGCGGTCAGCGCGCCGAGGACCCCGGAGACGACGTCTTCGACATAGGTGTAATCCCTCCGGGAAGAGCCGTCGCCGTACAGGTCGATCCCCTTCCCGTCCAGGATCCGGCGGGTGAACTTGTGGATCGCCATCTCGGGGCGCTGGCGGGGGCCGTACACGGTGAAGAAGCGCAGGGCCGCGACGTTCATCCCGTACAGGTGGCAGTACGTGTGGCAGAGAAGCTCGCCCGCCTTCTTCGTCGCCGCGTAGGGGCTCACCGGGTGATCGACGAAGTCGTCCTCGGAGAAGGGAACCTTCGTATTTCCGCCGTAGACGGACGAGGAAGAGGCGAAGAGGACCTTCGGAACCCTCCGCTCCCGCGCCCACTCGAGGATCCGGATCGTGCCGTGGACGTTCACGTCCGCGTAGCCGACGGGATCGGCGACCGAGGGGCGCACACCGGCCTTGGCCGCAAGGTGGATCAACGCGTCGGGAGGGATCCCCTCCCCCCAGCGGGAGAGGGCGGAGGCGTCGCGGATATCCCCCTCGAGGAAGGAGAACGAAGGGTGCGCCGAAAGCGGTGCGAGGTTGCGCTCCTTGATCCTCCGGTCGTAGAACGGGTCGAAGTTGTCGAGCCCGTGGACCCGGTCTCCGCGGGCGAGGAGCGCTTCCGCTACGAGCGAACCGATGAAGCCGGCCGCGCCGGTGACGAACACGTTCAGGGGCACGCTGGACCTCCCGGGTTACACCACCCCCTCGTTTTTTTCAACATCCCAGAAGCCGAAGTTTCAAAAAAGGGGTCCCGCGGGACCGTCAGGATGGACTTGACACCGGGAGGGCGCCGGAAAAGAATACCCGCTGTCCCGGGGAGGGGGGGAACGGAATGTTCACAAAAGCGTTGGCGGAGAACCGGGAGGCGATCTACGCGATCCTGGCGTCCTCACCCTTGCCGCCGGAGGCCGCGACGCCTTCCGGCGGGACGGCCTTCATGATCGCCCCGGGGCTGCTGGTGACGGCCGCGCGTTGCGTCCCCGGCGGGTCGGACCCGGGCGATCTTCCCCGCCCCGAGCTGTCGCTCGTCCGCGCTCCGGACATCGGCCGGGGGGCGGAGCGGCGACCCTGGTCTCCCTGGACCGCGGGAAGGGTCTGGCCCTCCTGCGGATCGATGCCCCGCGATCCGCCGCCTTCCTGAGGCTTCTCGACGCCCCCGTCCCGGTCGGCACGCAGTGCGCGTATTCCGGTTTTCCGCGCATTTCGATGGGTCCCGCTCCCCGGCCCGGCGCCTCCCTCATCGAGATGTTCCAGGGAGCGAGCGTCTCCACCTTCTTGAGAGCGACCGCCCCGGGCGGTGAACCCGTATCCTGGTACGTGACGGACGCAGCCATCGTCGGCGACGCTTCCGGCTGTCCCGGCTTCCTCCCGTCGGGCGAGGTCTTCGGCATGCTCAACTGCCCGCCGGGCGGCATCCGGTCCGCCGGTCCCACCTGGGTGCCGTCGATGGACATCGTCTCGTTCGCCCGGGGCAGCGGAGTTCCGCTCCCGGCGCGAACATAGGTGTGGATTTCGGCGCTGCCCGTCGAATATAATCCACGGGACGGCGGCATAGCCAAGTGGTAAGGCAGAGGACTGCAAATCCTTTATCCCCCGGTTCGAATCCGGGTGCCGCCTCCATCCTCCTTCATACCGGACGTTCCCGTTTTCTGATATCTTTCCCCTGCACGCCCGGGTGGCGGAACTGGCAGACGCACGGGACTTAAAATCCCGAGGCCGCGAGGCCGTGGGGGTTCGATTCCCCCCCCGGGCACCAACTTTGCAATACTGTTGCGTTGGGGAATCACGGGGAATCGAACGCGAGCCGCCGCCGAGCAAGTAGCGAGGGCAAGCGCGACGCACCGGAGCGCGGCAGGCGGCGCCCCACTCTCGGATGGAATACGCTCCCTGGGGTACCCCGTCGGGGAATCGGAGAGGGGCAAGCCGGCCGGAAGGGCGCTGGCCTGGCAAGCCAAGCCTCATCGGTCGATTCCCCCCCCGGGCACCACGCAATATCCGGAAGTTGTAGATCCCCGCTTTCCGGCAAGCCCGGTCGAAGGCGTGACGGACGCACCGCAGCGGACCACCCTATTCCTCGAAGACGTATTTCGAGTCCAGACGGCGCACGATCCCGCCCAGCACCTTGCGGACTTCGCCGCTGATCGGGACTTCCCAGCGTTCCCCGGTTTTAGTCTGCTCCACCAGGATGAACCCGTTGCGAAGATCCACCTGGGACCACTTCAAGGAAAGGATTTCCCCCCGGCGCATCCCGGTGTGGACCGCCACGGTGACGACGGCTTTAAGCCTTGGGTTGCCGCATTCCTTCAGCAGACGGTGAACCTCCGGGGCTGATCGGTACCGGTGGACTCCCGGACAATCTTCCCTGTTACGTCCGCAACGGCAATCCACCAATTTCGAATGTGGGGACGCTTGAAGAGTCGATCAATGAGCATTTCCGTATGAACGAATCCTACGCTGCAATTGGGGACCATTACGTTGACTCCTACGCCCGAGGGTATCGGGACGGGTGCAAGGGAGTGAAGCCCCAACCCTGATTCATGGATCGGTGAGAAATCCAACCCCGCTAGATCCCGGTCGTATTCGATCAATTTTGTGATTCCTTTTCAGATTTGGCGCTCCCACCACAGGACAGCAGACCGATTCAGTAGATATTTCATTGGATCTTAACCGGATCTTCATTTGTGATTGATTCCTATTTGGGATACTGTATACAATCCAATCTGCTGGTTTGCGAGAGGGTATCGCATGATCGTATGGTTATTAGCGATAGGAATTGTTGTCTCGGTTGCTTTTAACACCGGAGCATCCATCTCTCACTCGGAGGCATTAATCCTCATCGGAATTACGGTTATCGGTGGTGCCATTTTTTTACGGCGCAAGTTGGGTGGTCGGGATTGATTGCTGCGACGATCCTTCCTGTAACACCGTGTGCGAATTACGCATGTTGTAGGGTTTATC
This genomic interval carries:
- a CDS encoding fructose-1,6-bisphosphatase, which encodes MKVTLSVIKADIGSIGGHIRPSEKLLETVRSKVAELGKGLLIDAYVGFTGDDVAILMSHTGGTGNAKVHKLAWDAFIAGTAVARAEGLYGAGQDLLKDSFSGNVKGMGPAVAEMEFEERPNEPFVLFAADKTDPGAYNLPSYLGFADPMFSSGLILSPKVGKGFTFRIMDVANTEGDKVIDLSAPEDLYDIAALLRDQERFVVESIRSRATGEIAAVVSTTRLHNIAGKYTGKDDPVMLVRTQGNFPATGEVLAPYTIGHLVAGFMRGSHHGALMPVPRNTGVSFFDGPPIVSALAFCVKDGRFTEPADAFDHPYWEYVRGRVSAKSEELRRQGFFGPAMLPYSELEYGGIVERMKEMESKFRVLGGKEPVEA
- a CDS encoding tyrosine-type recombinase/integrase, with product MDCRCGRNREDCPGVHRYRSAPEVHRLLKECGNPRLKAVVTVAVHTGMRRGEILSLKWSQVDLRNGFILVEQTKTGERWEVPISGEVRKVLGGIVRRLDSKYVFEE
- a CDS encoding GDP-mannose 4,6-dehydratase, coding for MNVFVTGAAGFIGSLVAEALLARGDRVHGLDNFDPFYDRRIKERNLAPLSAHPSFSFLEGDIRDASALSRWGEGIPPDALIHLAAKAGVRPSVADPVGYADVNVHGTIRILEWARERRVPKVLFASSSSVYGGNTKVPFSEDDFVDHPVSPYAATKKAGELLCHTYCHLYGMNVAALRFFTVYGPRQRPEMAIHKFTRRILDGKGIDLYGDGSSRRDYTYVEDVVSGVLGALTAPPGYRVYNLGESATISLSDLVALIETACGKAAVRNYQPPQPGDVPVTYADISRAREEIGYDPRTPIGRGVALFVDWYRRQETDRPA